TGAATTAGTTACTTGCTCCAAGGTGTTCTCCCCATGATGAGTTAACAGCACATCAAAATGCCAGTGGCCGGAAAAGAATATCACTTTTCTGTTTTCGAACAAACTCAGTATTTCCTCCTTGTTAGTCCAGGAATTTAATGGTATATGAGAAAAAATTAATAATGGCATATCTTCACTATAAAAAGACAAATCATGCTTTAGCCATAATACTTGCTCCTGGGGTATTTCAAAATATTGCTTGTCATTTTCAAACTGAATCGGGTCTAATACAATACAATGATAATTCCCCTGATTAAAAGAATAATAACTGGGGCCAAAGTAACTATAATATAGCCATTTATCATAACCGGGCTCTTCACTTACATCTTTCTTGTAATGTACTCCGGCCACATCATGATTACCTATAGTATGATAAACAGGCATATCCCATCTATCAACCAAGCTGATATATCTGTCAAACCATTTCCGGGTCTGTTCAATATCGGTTTTATCTCCCTCAAATACCATATCTCCGGTAACAACTGTAAAATCTGGTTTAAAACTGTTAATCTCAGAAACAGCAGTTTTTATAATATCATTATATTCCTCATCTAAAGTAACATGAGGATCAGTAAGATGGATAAAGCTGAAGTTTTGGACTTCTTCCTTTTTATCTTTTTTTAAACCAAAACTTGTGTTCTTATCAGTGTTAATACGGTACCAGGAAGTCGTCATCGAATAATCCCGCGGTAGGGTTAAGAAAATAAAAGTATCTTCTCTGTCCAGCTCAAAATTGCCCTCACTATCTGTCAAGGCTATGTCTTTTCCATTGGAAACCTGAATATTAGAAATCCCTTGTTCGCCATTTTCTCTTTTTCCATTATCATTAATATCCAGAAATACCTCTCCTCTAACCTTATTATCCCTGTCAAGAACATCTATTCTTGTTCCCAATTCTAAAAGATATATTTTACACCCATCTTTTATCTCCTGTTCTTTTAATACCGGTTCGACTGAAACACGAACTGTATTTCCTTCAGGATTAATCACTCTATAAATAGCAGCATAAATATCTATGTCAATATTCAGGAAAAGCAAGGTCAACAAAAGTGTAATAATGCTTAAATCAATAATTTTTTTCATATTTTTCTTTTATAAATCCTTATAAGTAATTGTAGCTCTAAATTAAGGAAAAGAACAAAAAAATAAATTAATGTGAATCACTTTTAAGTTAATTTTTTCCTGATAATATACCATGGTTTTACTGGTTTTCTTGTTTTAAACTGAATGATTTGTTGGGAATGTGGTGCTACTTCGATTTCCTCACCGTTTTCATCCCACATTTTATCAATTTTCTGGCTGAAAGAATCAGAATCCGGCCCAAATATCTCAATTTCATCTCCTGTAAACATTCTATTTTTCTGTTCAACTGTTACTA
This portion of the Atribacterota bacterium genome encodes:
- a CDS encoding metallophosphoesterase, with amino-acid sequence MKKIIDLSIITLLLTLLFLNIDIDIYAAIYRVINPEGNTVRVSVEPVLKEQEIKDGCKIYLLELGTRIDVLDRDNKVRGEVFLDINDNGKRENGEQGISNIQVSNGKDIALTDSEGNFELDREDTFIFLTLPRDYSMTTSWYRINTDKNTSFGLKKDKKEEVQNFSFIHLTDPHVTLDEEYNDIIKTAVSEINSFKPDFTVVTGDMVFEGDKTDIEQTRKWFDRYISLVDRWDMPVYHTIGNHDVAGVHYKKDVSEEPGYDKWLYYSYFGPSYYSFNQGNYHCIVLDPIQFENDKQYFEIPQEQVLWLKHDLSFYSEDMPLLIFSHIPLNSWTNKEEILSLFENRKVIFFSGHWHFDVLLTHHGENTLEQVTNSLCAGWWKRSSADGRSEGYRVVQLSEDKIESFYREIGQERQIKVINPKPFVSQLEEIKVQIYTEKPPLISVKYQINEEEWFPMVIEEQGVWFVASSSNSANHLSDSDYHQLKIKVNDMAGYFTETVNFKVSSEEKLSFRELYDNFSVFQGHPVTVEGKIQASFLQAQHKTDNREIINGIIFLKDQSDKGIILIGEYGIKKNEELKRGQFISAEVVPLRFDWNLISRKQKLMLLLILYRLPDGFLEINGLYGPEAVQMLWLTNHQVQVIDEGKYFSSWRKYEK